A genome region from Dioscorea cayenensis subsp. rotundata cultivar TDr96_F1 unplaced genomic scaffold, TDr96_F1_v2_PseudoChromosome.rev07_lg8_w22 25.fasta BLBR01001920.1, whole genome shotgun sequence includes the following:
- the LOC120257164 gene encoding putative disease resistance protein RGA4 translates to MAVEAILVKALGLIIELTAPPVLQYLRQIWGGVDGELEKLNRYLLQIQPLVEDAEERQLMDQTVKSWLMLLRDAAYDADDILDKANTHVLLIQRKAEFYGPLKSKVRDFFSLDHNPLLFQLQLGHKLRSINRRIDGIIEEMHKFNFKVADNNNNNNRPWRNRPPTHSYVPNSEVIGRDEDKEKMVEILIHDHFEEKVAVVSIVGMGGLGKTTLAQLVYGDKNVERHFQMRIWVCVSDDFDVAKLARDIVLTASEKSYVDTNMELLQRDLRKVLGYKRYLLVLDDVWNERSHEVGCT, encoded by the coding sequence ATGGCGGTCGAAGCTATTCTTGTGAAAGCCTTGGGACTGATCATCGAGTTGACAGCACCTCCTGTCCTCCAATATCTGCGCCAAATTTGGGGAGGAGTTGATGGGGAGCTAGAGAAACTCAACAGGTATTTACTCCAAATCCAGCCTCTGGTTGAAGATGCAGAGGAGAGGCAGCTCATGGATCAGACTGTCAAGTCTTGGCTGATGCTGCTCAGAGATGCTGCCTATGATGCTGATGACATTCTCGACAAGGCCAACACACATGTCCTGCTCATCCAGCGCAAGGCTGAGTTTTACGGTCCCCTGAAAAGCAAGGTGCGTGACTTTTTCTCTCTTGATCATAACCCACTCCTGTTTCAACTTCAGTTGGGGCACAAGCTTAGAAGCATCAACCGAAGAATAGATGGTATCATAGAAGAGATGCACAAGTTCAATTTTAAGGTTGcagacaacaacaataacaacaacagacCTTGGAGGAATAGGCCACCAACACATTCATATGTACCTAATTCAGAAGTGATTGGCAGAGATGAAGATAAAGAGAAAATGGTGGAGATTCTGatccatgatcattttgaggaGAAAGTGGCAGTGGTTTCCATTGTAGGTATGGGCGGTTTAGGCAAGACAACACTTGCTCAGTTGGTCTACGGAGATAAGAATGTGGAGAGACACTTCCAAATGCGCATATGGGTATGTGTCTCTGATGATTTTGATGTGGCAAAGCTTGCTAGAGACATCGTGCTCACCGCCTCTGAGAAATCTTATGTGGATACAAACATGGAGTTGTTACAGCGGGATCTACGGAAAGTCCTGGGGTATAAGAGGTATCTGCTTGTCTTAGATGATGTGTGGAATGAAAGATCACATGAAGTGGGATGCACTTAG
- the LOC120257167 gene encoding disease resistance protein RGA2-like, whose translation MGSLMQSKIEESQWQAVLDNEIWDIPRATDKIRPELWLSYVNLPSEVKKCFAFCGIFPKDSLIEVDMLVQFWIAYGFIPSQTGIDIEVEGHEIFSELISRSLLQDVNIHAAGTHLYISVNNRYEWPGVRLCKMHDLIHDLAQFVTGDGCSTLPKKNEFKKISKRARHFILKDDDAEYYMGDRPINGRTALSVQRGFIGLSKLKLLRVLELGYGANVDELSTSIQYLQHLRYLNLSSTKIRELPESICMLVNLQTLNLNGCDLLTKLPMSIVYMNSLRHLHLSDCPKLKIMPSGLSRLRCLKTLTKYIVSEKAGNKIGELKHWNLDGELGLYDLHKVKNVDEAKEANMSSRQRINSLSLSWGASVENAEQVLEALKPHAALKVLSLLDYPGTQFSTWIRDGHQLQNLVKIFLHNCQGCEQLPPLEQLPCLEELTIRRMDGIKYIINNTTGDALSLFPALRTLHLYEMANLEGWCVEEDRETAPPMFPCLAELVIIRCPKLTTMPPQIPTLKGLFITESYCRTQIALVSKEKGVFKHLNSLKQLSLTRCEELALLLEDKEETRPLSSSIRDLCINDCSQFSLSVALRNLTSLERLWMYHFEELVSWPDELLRDSESLRCSIFMFLQEFDRCIITRRLWSTVSRAS comes from the coding sequence ATGGGGAGTCTCATGCAATCCAAGATTGAAGAAAGTCAATGGCAAGCTGTGTTAGATAATGAAATATGGGATATACCGCGTGCTACAGATAAAATCAGACCCGAATTGTGGCTAAGCTATGTTAATTTGCCTTCTGAAGTGAAGAAATGTTTTGCCTTTTGTGGCATATTCCCCAAGGATAGTTTAATTGAAGTAGATATGCTGGTTCAATTTTGGATCGCTTATGGGTTTATTCCATCTCAAACTGGAATTGATATAGAAGTTGAAGGCCATGAGATTTTTAGTGAATTGATATCCAGATCTCTTCTGCAAGATGTTAATATCCATGCCGCTGGCACCCATCTTTATATCTCTGTCAATAATAGGTATGAATGGCCAGGTGTTAGACTTTGCAAGATGCATGATCTCATCCATGACCTTGCTCAATTTGTTACTGGAGATGGGTGCTCCACATTGCCCAAAAAAAacgaattcaagaaaatttcaaaaagggCCCGTCATTTCATATTAAAAGATGATGATGCAGAGTATTATATGGGTGATCGCCCCATTAATGGTCGCACTGCATTATCTGTCCAAAGAGGCTTCATTGGATTGTCAAAGTTGAAGTTGCTCAGAGTGTTAGAGTTGGGTTATGGAGCAAATGTTGACGAGCTGTCTACATCAATACAATATTTGCAGCATCTAAGATATCTCAATCTTTCTAGTACTAAAATAAGGGAACTACCAGAATCAATCTGTATGCTTGTAAATTTGCAGACATTGAATCTGAATGGTTGTGATCTACTTACTAAACTTCCCATGAGCATAGTGTACATGAACAGTCTTAGACATCTTCATCTTAGTGATTGTCCAAAACTAAAAATCATGCCGTCTGGTTTAAGTCGATTGCGTTGCTTGAAAACATTGACAAAATACATTGTCTCTGAGAAAGCTGGGAACAAGATTGGAGAGTTGAAGCATTGGAATCTTGACGGTGAACTTGGGTTGTATGACCTCCACAAGGTGAAGAATGTGGATGAGGCAAAAGAAGCTAATATGAGTAGCAGACAAAGAATTAATTCATTGTCCCTGTCTTGGGGAGCATCAGTGGAAAATGCAGAACAAGTGTTGGAAGCCCTGAAACCTCACGCTGCATTAAAAGTGCTCAGTTTGCTTGATTATCCGGGCACACAGTTTTCAACGTGGATTAGAGACGGACATCAACTTCAAAATCTTGTTAAGATCTTCCTACATAATTGCCAAGGATGCGAACAACTCCCACCCCTGGAGCAATTGCCTTGTCTTGAAGAACTCACTATTCGTAGAATGGATGGCATCAAATACATTATTAATAACACCACAGGCGATGCATTATCTTTATTCCCTGCATTGAGGACCCTTCACTTGTATGAAATGGCTAACCTGGAGGGGTGGTGTGTGGAGGAGGATAGAGAAACGGCTCCACCTATGTTTCCATGCCTTGCTGAGTTGGTAATAATTCGATGCCCGAAATTGACAACCATGCCACCACAAATTCCAACTCTCAAAGGGTTATTCATAACAGAATCATACTGCAGGACACAAATCGCACTCGTGTCCAaggagaagggggttttcaagCATTTGAATTCTCTTAAGCAGTTGAGTCTAACGAGATGTGAGGAGTTGGCTTTGCTGCTGGAAGACAAGGAGGAGACAAGACCCTTAAGCTCATCAATTCGTGATTTATGTATTAATGATTGCAGTCAGTTCTCATTATCAGTGGCTTTGCGTAACCTTACCTCTCTCGAAAGACTCTGGATGTATCATTTTGAAGAGCTGGTGTCCTGGCCGGATGAGCTGTTGCGAGATTCTGAGTCCCTCAGATGCtctatatttatgtttttgcaaGAATTTGACAGGTGCATCATCACAAGGAGATTGTGGTCTACCGTTTCTAGAGCATCTTGA